In Pseudomonas deceptionensis, a single window of DNA contains:
- the pnp gene encoding polyribonucleotide nucleotidyltransferase encodes MNPVIKKFQFGQSTVTLETGRIARQASGAVLVTVDDDVSVLVTVVGSKQADPGKGFFPLSVHYQEKTYAAGKIPGGFFKREGRPSEKETLTSRLIDRPIRPLFPEGFMNEVQVVCTVLSTSKKTDPDVAAMIGTSAALAISGIPFDGPIGAARVAYHESTGYLLNPTYEQLAASSLDMVVAGTSEAVLMVESEAKELTEDQMLGAVLFAHDEFQVVIQAVKELAAEAAKPTWDWAPAPEATELLGAIRAEFGDAISQAYTITIKADRYARLGELKDKVVAKLSGEEGQPSASEVKAAFGEIEYRTVRENIVNGKPRIDGRDTKTVRPLNIEVGVLPKTHGSALFTRGETQALVVATLGTARDAQLLDTLEGEKKDPFMLHYNFPPFSVGECGRMGGAGRREIGHGRLARRSVQAMLPAADVFPYTIRVVSEITESNGSSSMASVCGASLALMDAGVPMKAPVAGIAMGLVKEGEKFAVLTDILGDEDHLGDMDFKVAGTAKGVTALQMDIKIKGITEEIMEIALGQALDARLNILGQMNQIIAVSRNELSANAPTMIAMKIDTDKIRDVIGKGGATIRAICEETKASIDIEDDGSIKIFGETKEAAEAARQRVLGITAEAEIGKIYVGKVERIVDFGAFVNILPGKDGLVHISMLSDARVEKVTDILKEGQEVEVLVLDVDNRGRIKLSIKDVAAAKASEA; translated from the coding sequence GTGAACCCGGTTATCAAAAAATTTCAGTTCGGTCAGTCGACCGTTACTCTCGAGACTGGCCGTATCGCCCGTCAGGCCTCCGGCGCAGTATTGGTCACCGTTGACGACGACGTCAGCGTGTTGGTGACTGTTGTCGGCTCCAAGCAAGCTGATCCAGGCAAGGGATTCTTCCCTCTGTCGGTTCACTACCAGGAAAAAACCTACGCCGCGGGTAAAATCCCGGGCGGTTTCTTCAAGCGTGAAGGTCGCCCTTCCGAGAAAGAAACCCTGACTTCGCGTCTGATCGACCGTCCGATCCGTCCGCTGTTCCCAGAAGGCTTCATGAACGAAGTGCAGGTTGTCTGCACCGTTCTGTCCACCAGCAAGAAAACCGATCCGGACGTCGCTGCGATGATCGGTACTTCGGCTGCGCTGGCTATCTCCGGTATCCCTTTTGATGGTCCGATCGGCGCTGCCCGCGTTGCTTACCACGAAAGCACCGGCTACCTGCTGAACCCGACTTACGAGCAACTGGCCGCTTCGAGCCTGGACATGGTTGTTGCCGGTACATCGGAAGCTGTGTTGATGGTTGAATCGGAAGCCAAAGAGCTGACCGAAGACCAGATGCTGGGCGCGGTACTGTTCGCCCACGACGAATTCCAAGTGGTTATCCAGGCTGTTAAAGAGCTGGCCGCCGAAGCAGCAAAACCAACGTGGGACTGGGCTCCGGCTCCAGAAGCTACCGAACTGCTGGGCGCTATCCGTGCCGAGTTCGGCGACGCGATCTCCCAGGCTTACACCATCACCATCAAGGCCGACCGTTACGCTCGTTTGGGCGAACTGAAAGACAAGGTTGTTGCCAAGCTGTCCGGTGAAGAAGGCCAGCCTTCGGCTAGCGAAGTCAAAGCTGCTTTCGGTGAAATCGAATACCGCACCGTTCGCGAAAACATCGTTAACGGTAAGCCGCGTATCGATGGTCGTGACACCAAGACTGTTCGCCCGCTGAACATCGAAGTTGGCGTTCTGCCAAAGACCCACGGTTCGGCTCTGTTCACCCGTGGCGAGACTCAGGCACTGGTTGTTGCAACTCTGGGTACTGCCCGCGACGCGCAACTGCTGGACACCCTGGAAGGCGAGAAAAAAGACCCGTTCATGCTGCACTACAACTTCCCTCCGTTCTCGGTAGGTGAGTGTGGTCGCATGGGTGGCGCTGGTCGTCGCGAAATCGGTCACGGTCGTCTGGCCCGCCGTTCGGTTCAGGCCATGCTGCCTGCTGCCGACGTGTTCCCGTACACCATCCGTGTTGTATCGGAAATCACCGAATCCAACGGTTCCAGCTCCATGGCTTCGGTCTGCGGTGCTTCCCTGGCACTGATGGACGCTGGTGTTCCGATGAAGGCACCGGTTGCCGGTATCGCCATGGGTCTGGTTAAAGAAGGCGAGAAATTCGCAGTTCTGACCGACATCCTGGGTGACGAAGATCACCTGGGCGACATGGACTTCAAAGTAGCCGGTACCGCCAAAGGTGTTACCGCGCTGCAGATGGACATCAAGATCAAAGGCATCACCGAAGAAATCATGGAGATCGCTCTGGGCCAAGCCCTGGACGCTCGCCTGAACATCTTGGGTCAGATGAACCAGATCATTGCCGTATCGCGCAACGAACTGTCGGCCAACGCTCCGACCATGATTGCGATGAAGATCGACACCGACAAAATCCGTGATGTTATCGGTAAAGGCGGCGCGACCATCCGTGCAATCTGTGAAGAAACCAAAGCTTCGATCGATATCGAAGACGACGGTTCGATCAAGATCTTCGGCGAAACCAAAGAAGCAGCAGAAGCGGCGCGTCAGCGCGTTCTGGGTATCACTGCTGAAGCCGAGATCGGCAAGATCTACGTGGGCAAGGTTGAGCGTATCGTCGATTTCGGCGCATTCGTAAACATCCTGCCGGGCAAAGAC
- the truB gene encoding tRNA pseudouridine(55) synthase TruB: MAQVKRIRRNVSGIILLDKPLGFTSNAALQKVRWLLNAEKAGHTGSLDPLASGVLPLCFGEATKFSQYLLDSDKGYETLMQLGKTTTTADAEGDVLLTRPVTVGRDDIEAVLPAFRGKISQIPPMYSALKRDGQPLYKLARAGEVVEREPRSVTITRLELLASEGDTARLAVDCTKGTYIRTLVEDIGEQLGCGAYVAELRRTHAGPFCLAQTVTLEELEAVHAEGGNEAVDRFLMPSDSGLLDWPLLHFSEASAFYWLNGQPVRAPDAPKFGMVRVQDHNGRFIGIGEVSEDGRIAPRRLIRSE; this comes from the coding sequence GTGGCTCAGGTCAAGCGTATCCGTCGTAACGTCAGCGGTATCATCCTGCTCGACAAGCCGCTTGGGTTCACCTCCAACGCGGCCCTGCAGAAAGTCCGCTGGCTGCTCAATGCCGAGAAGGCAGGGCACACCGGTAGCCTCGATCCATTGGCCAGCGGTGTATTGCCGCTGTGCTTTGGCGAAGCCACCAAGTTTTCGCAATACTTGCTCGATTCCGACAAGGGTTATGAAACCCTGATGCAATTGGGCAAGACCACCACCACTGCAGACGCGGAAGGCGATGTTTTGCTGACGCGCCCAGTGACCGTTGGTCGCGACGATATCGAAGCTGTTTTACCCGCTTTTCGTGGGAAAATCAGTCAGATACCGCCGATGTACTCTGCGCTTAAGCGCGACGGACAGCCGCTTTACAAGCTGGCCCGTGCAGGCGAAGTGGTGGAGCGTGAACCACGTTCTGTTACTATTACCCGCCTCGAATTACTGGCCAGCGAAGGTGACACTGCGCGCTTGGCCGTCGACTGCACCAAAGGCACTTATATCCGTACCCTCGTGGAAGATATCGGTGAGCAACTTGGGTGCGGGGCATACGTTGCAGAATTGCGCCGTACGCACGCCGGACCTTTCTGCCTGGCCCAAACGGTCACGCTGGAAGAGTTGGAAGCCGTGCATGCCGAAGGCGGCAACGAAGCGGTCGACCGCTTTTTGATGCCTTCGGACAGCGGTTTGCTGGACTGGCCATTGCTGCACTTCTCGGAAGCCAGCGCTTTCTATTGGCTCAACGGCCAACCGGTTCGCGCTCCGGATGCACCGAAGTTCGGTATGGTGCGGGTACAGGATCACAACGGTCGCTTTATCGGTATCGGTGAAGTGAGCGAAGACGGGCGCATCGCGCCGCGTCGACTGATTCGGTCGGAATGA
- the rpsO gene encoding 30S ribosomal protein S15 yields MALTVEHKAEIVADYQQAPGDTGSPEVQVALLTFNINTLQGHFKENKKDHHSRRGLIRMVNQRRKLLDYLKGKNVERYKTLIARLGLRR; encoded by the coding sequence ATGGCACTTACAGTTGAACACAAAGCAGAAATCGTAGCTGACTACCAGCAAGCTCCAGGTGATACAGGTTCTCCAGAAGTGCAGGTTGCACTGCTGACCTTTAACATCAACACGCTGCAAGGTCACTTCAAAGAAAACAAAAAAGATCACCACTCCCGTCGTGGTCTGATCCGTATGGTAAACCAGCGTCGCAAGCTGCTGGACTACCTCAAAGGCAAGAACGTTGAGCGTTACAAAACGCTGATCGCTCGCCTGGGTCTGCGTCGCTAA
- the rbfA gene encoding 30S ribosome-binding factor RbfA: MAKEYSRTQRIGDQMQRELAQLIRREVKDPRVGLVTITAVDVSRDVGHAKIFITVMGQDNAEDIAQTIKVLNSAAGFLRMQLAREMKLRSVPQLHFHYDESVVRGAHLSALIERAVAEDNQHPETTAPEDTKE, translated from the coding sequence ATGGCAAAAGAATATAGCCGTACCCAACGTATTGGCGATCAGATGCAGCGCGAGCTGGCACAGCTGATCCGTCGTGAAGTCAAAGACCCGCGTGTGGGTCTGGTCACCATTACTGCTGTTGATGTCAGCCGTGACGTCGGTCACGCCAAGATTTTCATCACCGTGATGGGTCAGGACAACGCTGAAGATATCGCTCAGACCATCAAGGTACTGAACTCGGCAGCGGGTTTCCTGCGCATGCAACTGGCGCGAGAAATGAAACTGCGCAGCGTTCCACAGCTGCACTTTCATTACGACGAAAGTGTTGTGCGTGGCGCTCATCTGTCCGCTTTGATCGAGCGTGCAGTGGCTGAGGATAATCAGCACCCTGAAACCACTGCTCCCGAAGACACCAAGGAGTAA